The Verrucomicrobium spinosum DSM 4136 = JCM 18804 genome includes a region encoding these proteins:
- a CDS encoding ATP-binding protein, protein MTYAPSSFSADALVRLRWVAVLGQLGALFVARSQFEVSIPWGAVLVFPAVTVLTNGLLMALRRAGSGLINAAVPHVMVWDTLLLAGLLYWTGGAQNPFALFLLVNAVLAAVTLGRVAAWLLLGLGLVCMMFLFTHHHPLRTIQGGPLPGQVLGVGRITSFVLVSGTLIHFVQRLLRQLQAETDERRRAHLRLEEERRFHAVATLAAGAAHEMGTPLSTIALVSRELELELEATGAEDADLVQMSRTIRQEVERCRAILERLRPLDTSGAREPFTLEELEGSLSASLGMEDRARVRFHWAPKQTVLLPKDAVREALANLVRNALQAASVPSIVEISATTEAGTIRFEVRDHGPGLPAGMRHHLGEPFVTTKSPGQGMGLGLHLVRLLAHQMGGNLTATPADGGGERFVLVLPVGATG, encoded by the coding sequence ATGACTTACGCCCCTTCTTCGTTCTCGGCCGATGCCTTGGTGCGCCTGCGCTGGGTGGCCGTGCTGGGGCAGTTGGGGGCTCTGTTCGTCGCGCGGAGCCAGTTTGAGGTGTCCATTCCCTGGGGGGCGGTGCTCGTTTTTCCGGCGGTGACGGTGCTCACCAACGGGCTGCTCATGGCCCTGCGCCGGGCGGGCAGCGGGCTGATCAATGCGGCGGTACCCCATGTCATGGTGTGGGACACCCTGTTGCTCGCAGGATTGCTGTACTGGACTGGGGGCGCTCAGAATCCGTTTGCCCTCTTCTTGCTGGTGAACGCCGTGCTGGCCGCCGTGACGCTGGGGCGGGTGGCCGCCTGGCTGCTCCTCGGACTCGGGCTGGTGTGCATGATGTTCCTTTTCACCCATCATCACCCGTTGCGCACGATTCAAGGCGGGCCACTGCCTGGTCAGGTGCTGGGGGTGGGGCGCATCACGTCCTTCGTGCTTGTCAGCGGGACGCTCATCCACTTTGTGCAGCGGCTGCTGCGGCAGCTTCAGGCGGAGACGGATGAACGCCGACGTGCTCACCTGCGGTTGGAGGAGGAGCGTCGGTTCCACGCCGTGGCCACGCTGGCAGCGGGCGCGGCGCACGAGATGGGCACCCCGCTCTCCACCATCGCTCTGGTGAGCCGGGAACTGGAGCTGGAGTTGGAGGCGACGGGGGCCGAAGACGCCGATCTGGTCCAGATGTCCCGCACGATCCGGCAGGAGGTGGAGCGCTGTCGCGCCATCTTGGAGCGTCTTCGCCCCCTGGATACGTCCGGCGCTAGGGAGCCCTTCACCCTGGAGGAACTGGAAGGCTCTCTCTCTGCCTCATTGGGAATGGAGGATCGGGCCCGGGTGCGGTTCCACTGGGCTCCCAAGCAGACCGTTCTCCTGCCCAAGGACGCCGTTCGCGAGGCGCTGGCCAATCTGGTGCGCAATGCCCTGCAGGCGGCATCTGTTCCCTCGATTGTGGAAATCTCAGCCACCACAGAGGCGGGGACTATCCGGTTTGAGGTGCGCGATCATGGTCCAGGTCTGCCCGCAGGCATGCGGCACCATCTTGGGGAGCCCTTTGTCACCACCAAGTCGCCCGGCCAGGGAATGGGGCTGGGCTTGCATCTCGTTCGCTTGCTGGCGCACCAGATGGGGGGCAATCTCACGGCCACCCCGGCAGATGGGGGAGGGGAGCGCTTCGTTCTGGTCCTTCCGGTAGGCGCGACAGGCTGA